In the Populus trichocarpa isolate Nisqually-1 chromosome 1, P.trichocarpa_v4.1, whole genome shotgun sequence genome, GAATTGGTACCACAAGCAACAACAGGCGAGTAGGGATGAGATAATATGCTGGGTATATATCACGTgctatttcatttttaattcattctcgCTATTATTCCCCTTCTTTTCAAACAATTACTTAGCAGTTTGGGATGAGTTGTACTGATAATATGGATACTGCCAGTAGAGGCAATCTAAATCATGATATATCTCACAAATGAATTTGCCTCCCACAAAAGTTTAATTGTGCATATGCAATCAAAGAGTCTAAGAACTAAAAAACAGATTCAGGAGATTAAATGGTCACTGAGGTTAAGTTCAAGATTAAATTTGAACTTATAAAGAACAGTCATCAGCATTTGAGTTATAAAATGTTGAAGTGCGTGTATAAAGCAGTGTAAAATTTAGACAGGAGAGTATGGGAATTGTACCGTGTCTTGGAGTGAGTGATGATCACTGAAATCAAGTCGATCAACATACAATGTTCCCATCTGCCAAGGAAACACCTCTCATTTGTAGATAAAAATACATAACAGTAGGGGGGAAAAGGGGCAAGGATTTGAGAATAATGTATCACCTGTAATCTGTCTCccagtattttttattggactCCCATAACATGTGTGAAGATTCtccagaaaaaataattaagcaaataatatttaagatcaAATGGCTAAAGGGGCAAAATACCTTCTTTATCCCCTGCACAAAAGCATTTGCAGAACCAATTGCAGAAACACATAGCACAACACCGTTGCATAAGATATCCAATGGTGTTCTGGTGTTGATATTTCCTACTTCAAAGAAGTGTGTGGGAGACATTCTAGTGAAACAAATAGGAAGAGATTTTTTAACTTCTTGCATCATTAACTTGATGTCTCTGAGATTATGCTCCGAAACCTGTGcaaaacttttatttcaacatatttGAATCAATTTCctgctcatatatatatatatatatatatatatatatatatatatatattttttcatcttaaacATGAGTGGTAAGAGAATTATGTTCTTTAGAGCATCAAGAAAAGCagaattttaaatgaaacataatttaaaaaacaccgaCAAACTACGAAAAAATCAGTGGTAGGTACCAGGTTTGCATGATGAATTACAGCAACATCTGCTCTTCCGAGGGCTTTCAAAGGTTCCCTTAAAGGTCCAAGAGGAAGTATTTGATGATTTCCCCATGGTGTTAGTCCATTAACCATGACAATCTCTATGTCACGCTGCAGGCTCCAGTGCTATCTTCCATGTAAATAAACACTATCATTACCAGCATATGTATAAGCCACGTATTTCTTTCTTCATGATTAGAGGACTATTAACAATCAATTGGCTGAACATGACAGGCATTTCCCATAGATAGATAAAGAACAATACTTGGgttagaaaaatcaaagcacGGGTTAAAAAATAAGCAAGTACAGCCTGAAGCTGCACAGAGTTATGTAATACAAACACATGCACACGAATTACTGAACATAAGCATGTATATGCAAGCAAACACGGAGAGAGTGAAGGCAAAATGACACAAATAATAggaaaaacataaaggaaacaATACCTGCATTCCATCATCCAAAACCACAACACCAACTTTTCTTGAGTTAATCCGACTTCCCTCTTTCTGTTCATGCCATTTGCCCTCAACTAAATAATCACGAGGATCTACATAACCATGTCGCTTAAAGAAGCAAGCAGCAGTAGCAGCTCGATTTGCACCAACACCAATCTTTACAGCTCTCCCACGAAGATGCCTAGTAAGCATCCTAGCTTCATCTCCACCAGCATAACCCTGCcaacaagagaagaaaacattAATCTCTCAACTAAGCCAATGGCTCCATACAACTACACAAACACTAAGCAAATCTGCACTTGTCATTACAATGCAATCTGGTTCGTGCATGCCAATGTGCGAACCCACACGCTGAGACTAGATTGCATAGTCGCGCTAGCAATCATCATATCATTAACCAGTAGGAAATGTAATCATTCACTAGGtaaaatgaaaccaaaaaagagaaaaaggttaAAATACCCTAGTAAGAATGAGAGGTGAAATTCCAGAATCAGCTAACCATGAAGAAATGAACTCAACCATTGGAGTCTTCCCATTTCCTCCCCATGTTAAGTTGCCGACACTTATCACCGGCACTGGCAACCttcaaaaataaacagattacAGCAAAAACCAATAGAAAAATATACTTTCCTAGCCTAAGCTACGCTCTTGTTAGTCACGCACAATGGCAAAggcaaacaaaaattcaaaaaaagataGGAACTTAATAGAAACCACGAAAAACCCACATgccacaataataaaaaatcaaagctttCTTTcagtttctcttctttctttgtaCTTTATCAGAGACCAAACAGTAAGTAGGGTCATGTATACCTGTGCTTAGAGAAGAAGCCAAAGTGGTAGAGATAGTGGCGGATAGAGAGAACAACTCTGTAAAGTGAGGAAGCTAATGAGAGGATAGGAATTAAAGATTGGTGCAGTGTAGAGAGCTTAGTGTAGTCTTGCACGTAGGCTATCTCCTTCACTACTCTCCTCAGTTTCTCCATTGAAGAAGAGAAGCAGCCTCGAAAAAGAGAGTACCGGTGGAACcagcaagaaataaaaataatgaagccGGAACGGGACGACACGTCAtccaatacattaaaatattctaTGTACATGTCGTTCTTTTTACTTTGTCATGAAATTGACACGTCGTCTGAGCAGTAACAGACTAACAGTTCCTTTTAATCTCTCTTCCctcagtttttttctaaaaaaaataattctcgcgttagaattaaaattttgaaaaggtctgtttggttgttgagaaaaattttaatcttgagaaaaaaaaatttgaatcgtaatttgataaaagaatggaagaattatttgttttgattctcTCAATGCTTCTTGTCGTCGGTTTAATACCGTTATATCTATGGAAACGCCGTCAAGATCGATCGCAAGACGAACCGCAACAACAAGAAGAACCGCAGGTCAGTCAGTGGTTACAATTTGTTAGGAATTTTTAAAGGTTAAGAAATTTCTAGGTATTTATGGTTTAAAGAATCGAGTAATgaattttttggggtttttcaGGTTCCGAGAGGAGAGACAGTGGTGCGTGCAACTGGTACGCGTAGAATGCGTAGAAGACCAGCAGCTGGAGCGAGTTCATCAAGAAATGTTGAAGCAACTGTTGAaggtttagtgtttttttttgtgaagattCTGCATTTCTAGTTGAATGTAAATTTGTTGGAGTCCAGGCGTGTGTTTGTTTGTGtgcgttttttttaattggtttcgATTGGCATGCCCTATCCTGTCCTGTGTGTTTGTTCTTAGTTACAAAGAGATGTAAAAGTGTATTATGATGTGTGAATACGTTAGTTTTTTTGTGCTTTCCATGTTGAATGATTGGCTGCGGGATTTGGAAATTGGTGTTTGTGTTGAGTGTATGGAATTGTGGAGTGTGCAGATGCTGGTGCTGAAAGTGATGATGAAGTTGTTGGTGGTGCTTATCATGAGGATAAGGCAtcgaagaaggagaagaaacgGCAGGAGAGGGAAGCACAAAGACAGGTGCGCTTTTACTTCCTTAagattttttcaagaaaagtaGCAGTTTTTTTCCTTGTCTGAACTTTAGTGAAGTTGCCTACAAGGTGTAAGAATCTAGAGTAGCTTTAAGAGCAGGTGAGGCATAGAGGAAAAGTGTGACAAAGGAAACCGAAAGTCATTTTTCTTAGTTGTTGTGGCTCTTTTGTTGGTCctgatt is a window encoding:
- the LOC18095915 gene encoding probable tetraacyldisaccharide 4'-kinase, mitochondrial isoform X2, with product MEKLRRVVKEIAYVQDYTKLSTLHQSLIPILSLASSLYRVVLSIRHYLYHFGFFSKHRLPVPVISVGNLTWGGNGKTPMVEFISSWLADSGISPLILTRGYAGGDEARMLTRHLRGRAVKIGVGANRAATAACFFKRHGYVDPRDYLVEGKWHEQKEGSRINSRKVGVVVLDDGMQHWSLQRDIEIVMVNGLTPWGNHQILPLGPLREPLKALGRADVAVIHHANLVSEHNLRDIKLMMQEVKKSLPICFTRMSPTHFFEVGNINTRTPLDILCNGVVLCVSAIGSANAFVQGIKKMGTLYVDRLDFSDHHSLQDTDIEIIRMKLKELEDKFGSMPVVVITEKAFESL
- the LOC18095915 gene encoding probable tetraacyldisaccharide 4'-kinase, mitochondrial isoform X1, translated to MEKLRRVVKEIAYVQDYTKLSTLHQSLIPILSLASSLYRVVLSIRHYLYHFGFFSKHRLPVPVISVGNLTWGGNGKTPMVEFISSWLADSGISPLILTRGYAGGDEARMLTRHLRGRAVKIGVGANRAATAACFFKRHGYVDPRDYLVEGKWHEQKEGSRINSRKVGVVVLDDGMQHWSLQRDIEIVMVNGLTPWGNHQILPLGPLREPLKALGRADVAVIHHANLVSEHNLRDIKLMMQEVKKSLPICFTRMSPTHFFEVGNINTRTPLDILCNGVVLCVSAIGSANAFVQGIKKMGTLYVDRLDFSDHHSLQDTDIEIIRMKLKELEDKFGSMPVVVITEKDYDRDPEILRHLSPYKVMALCSELQIIPCRGNGDDDFKKLLKELVENAGHDTTTHAT
- the LOC18095915 gene encoding probable tetraacyldisaccharide 4'-kinase, mitochondrial isoform X5, producing MLTRHLRGRAVKIGVGANRAATAACFFKRHGYVDPRDYLVEGKWHEQKEGSRINSRKVGVVVLDDGMQHWSLQRDIEIVMVNGLTPWGNHQILPLGPLREPLKALGRADVAVIHHANLVSEHNLRDIKLMMQEVKKSLPICFTRMSPTHFFEVGNINTRTPLDILCNGVVLCVSAIGSANAFVQGIKKMGTLYVDRLDFSDHHSLQDTDIEIIRMKLKELEDKFGSMPVVVITEKDYDRDPEILRHLSPYKVMALCSELQIIPCRGNGDDDFKKLLKELVENAGHDTTTHAT
- the LOC18095915 gene encoding probable tetraacyldisaccharide 4'-kinase, mitochondrial isoform X4 — protein: MGYAGGDEARMLTRHLRGRAVKIGVGANRAATAACFFKRHGYVDPRDYLVEGKWHEQKEGSRINSRKVGVVVLDDGMQHWSLQRDIEIVMVNGLTPWGNHQILPLGPLREPLKALGRADVAVIHHANLVSEHNLRDIKLMMQEVKKSLPICFTRMSPTHFFEVGNINTRTPLDILCNGVVLCVSAIGSANAFVQGIKKMGTLYVDRLDFSDHHSLQDTDIEIIRMKLKELEDKFGSMPVVVITEKDYDRDPEILRHLSPYKVMALCSELQIIPCRGNGDDDFKKLLKELVENAGHDTTTHAT
- the LOC18095915 gene encoding probable tetraacyldisaccharide 4'-kinase, mitochondrial isoform X3; amino-acid sequence: MHEPDCIGYAGGDEARMLTRHLRGRAVKIGVGANRAATAACFFKRHGYVDPRDYLVEGKWHEQKEGSRINSRKVGVVVLDDGMQHWSLQRDIEIVMVNGLTPWGNHQILPLGPLREPLKALGRADVAVIHHANLVSEHNLRDIKLMMQEVKKSLPICFTRMSPTHFFEVGNINTRTPLDILCNGVVLCVSAIGSANAFVQGIKKMGTLYVDRLDFSDHHSLQDTDIEIIRMKLKELEDKFGSMPVVVITEKDYDRDPEILRHLSPYKVMALCSELQIIPCRGNGDDDFKKLLKELVENAGHDTTTHAT